From a single Papaver somniferum cultivar HN1 unplaced genomic scaffold, ASM357369v1 unplaced-scaffold_19, whole genome shotgun sequence genomic region:
- the LOC113338561 gene encoding glycine-rich RNA-binding protein 10-like, whose amino-acid sequence MGLAVVIFCYFLVLQFPSFTSLSNNTSASGYGHGNEKNISNAYQAQSISNMKELLKGDLVPITNYSQPLGPIYVLRGGGGGRGGDGGRGGGSHGGTRGSRGGSPYGFGYGGSSCPYGYVYHGGVCGWPCPYALHHIQVFVMKRKC is encoded by the exons ATGGGCTTAGCGGTGGTGATCTTTTGCTATTTTCTAGTCCTTCAGTTTCCGTCATTTACTTCTCTTTCAAACAATACCTCGGCTTCAG GTTACGGTCATGGAAATGAAAAGAATATCAGTAATGCATATCAAGCTCAAAGTATTAGCAACATGAAGGAACTTTTGAAGGGTGATTTAGTGCCGATTACAAATTACAGCCAACCCTTGGGCCCTATCTATGTTCTtcgtggaggtggaggtggccgTGGTGGAGATGGTGGTCGTGGTGGAGGCAGTCATGGTGGTACTAGAGGCAGTCGCGGTGGATCTCCATATGGTTTTGGTTATGGTGGATCGTCATGTCCATATGGTTATGTTTATCATGGTGGTGTCTGTGGATGGCCATGTCCATATGCACTACACCATATTCAAGTTTTTGTAATGAAAAGAAAGTGTTAG
- the LOC113338562 gene encoding uncharacterized protein LOC113338562, producing the protein MLVSAVSGIGGWFAIYISKDLLLSVILAVVTTFVDGTVVKCILVKHISAGRNGAAPAVMSLKRLFCKLWGSNKNTNILPTIIQYHKEFVQERKLLDVQSFYLVTSIIDEWVVGNVSVDRKLLVAGSGHLKVFCNGKYSVATVKPKDTCSLFSGHLNSYRNS; encoded by the exons ATGTTGGTGTCAGCTGTTTCTGGCATTGGAGGATGGTTTGCTATCTACATCTCTAAG GATTTACTTTTGTCTGTCATCCTAGCTGTTGTAACGACATTTGTTGATGGAACTGTAGTAAAGTGTATCCTGGTGAAACATATAAGTGCGG GCAGAAATGGAGCTGCTCCAGCAGTTATGAGCCTAAAGAG GTTATTCTGCAAGTTATGGGGAAGCAACAAGAACACCAACATCCTACCAACAATAATTCAGTACCATAAGGAGTTTGTGCAGGAACGAAAACTTCTTGA TGTTCAATCATTTTATTTAGTGACTTCTATTATTGATGAATGGGTTGTCGGAAATGTTTCAGTTGACCGGAAACTTTTAGTTGCCGGTTCAGGTCATCTGAAGGTGTTTTGCAACGGAAAATATAGTGTTGCAACTGTGAAACCAAAAGACACATGTTCGTTGTTTAGTGGTCATTTAAATAGTTATAGAAACAGTTAG